The Bacillus carboniphilus genome contains a region encoding:
- a CDS encoding helicase C-terminal domain-containing protein, producing the protein MLNESFMLDDYTIIGQGVTNGSQSKLIKLFNQAVGPTIFIGTVSFFHSVNFISNEIDAVVLPKLPFVSPEEPLTAATIEAMDQTNMDPFQYYTLPEAVLTFKQMFNLLLSNNSKKRCID; encoded by the coding sequence ATGCTTAATGAATCGTTTATGTTAGATGATTACACCATCATTGGGCAAGGGGTTACAAATGGAAGTCAATCTAAACTAATAAAACTTTTTAATCAAGCAGTTGGACCAACTATTTTTATAGGGACTGTTTCATTTTTTCACTCAGTAAATTTTATCAGTAACGAAATAGATGCTGTCGTTCTCCCTAAACTTCCATTTGTCTCTCCTGAGGAGCCTTTAACGGCAGCAACAATAGAGGCAATGGATCAAACAAATATGGACCCTTTTCAATATTACACTTTACCTGAAGCTGTGTTAACGTTTAAGCAAATGTTTAATCTTCTATTAAGTAACAATTCGAAAAAAAGGTGTATTGATTAG